The Prevotella sp. E9-3 genome has a window encoding:
- the proS gene encoding proline--tRNA ligase produces MAKELKELTKRAENYSQWYNDLVVKADLAEQSAVRGCMVIKPYGYAIWEKMQHELDRMFKETGAQNAYFPLLIPKSFLSREAEHVEGFAKECAVVTHYRLRAKEDKSGVEVDPAAKLEEELIVRPTSETIIWNTYKNWIHSWRDLPLMCNQWCNVMRWEMRTRPFLRTSEFLWQEGHTAHATREEAEEEAKKMLKVYAKFAEEWMAVPVVQGVKSETERFAGALDTYTIEAMMQDGKALQSGTSHFLGQNFAKAFEVTYLNKENKPEYVWATSWGVSTRLIGALIMTHSDDNGLVLPPRLAPIQVVIIPIATKPEQMELVNKEVTPIIEKLRKKGITVKFDDSDNKRPGFKFADYELKGVPVRLVLGARDLENGTIEVMRRDTLEKETRSLEGIAEYVEQLLEDIQNNIFEKARKYRDDRIYECDNYEEFKERVKDGGFFLCHWDGTAETEAKIKEDTQATIRCVPFGVEQTPGVDMVSGKPAKARVIIARSY; encoded by the coding sequence ATGGCAAAAGAATTAAAAGAATTGACAAAAAGAGCCGAAAACTACAGTCAATGGTACAATGATCTTGTGGTAAAGGCTGATTTGGCCGAGCAATCGGCAGTACGTGGATGTATGGTGATCAAGCCTTACGGATATGCCATCTGGGAAAAGATGCAACATGAACTTGACCGTATGTTTAAAGAGACTGGTGCCCAAAACGCCTACTTTCCTCTACTGATACCTAAATCATTCTTGAGTCGTGAGGCCGAGCACGTCGAAGGCTTTGCCAAAGAGTGTGCAGTAGTGACTCACTATCGTTTACGCGCCAAAGAAGACAAAAGTGGTGTTGAAGTTGATCCTGCAGCAAAACTTGAAGAAGAACTCATAGTACGTCCTACTTCGGAGACCATTATTTGGAATACATATAAAAACTGGATTCATTCTTGGCGTGATCTGCCCTTGATGTGCAACCAATGGTGTAACGTAATGCGCTGGGAAATGCGTACTCGTCCTTTCCTTCGTACTTCAGAGTTTCTTTGGCAGGAAGGCCATACTGCTCACGCAACACGTGAGGAGGCTGAAGAAGAAGCTAAGAAGATGCTGAAGGTATATGCTAAATTTGCTGAGGAATGGATGGCTGTACCTGTTGTTCAGGGTGTGAAGAGTGAAACAGAGCGTTTCGCCGGTGCTCTCGACACTTATACTATTGAGGCAATGATGCAGGACGGTAAGGCTCTTCAAAGCGGAACCTCACACTTCCTCGGTCAGAACTTTGCTAAAGCTTTTGAAGTTACATATCTTAATAAGGAAAACAAGCCCGAATATGTTTGGGCCACCTCATGGGGTGTGTCAACCCGTTTGATTGGAGCGCTCATCATGACTCATAGCGATGACAATGGTTTGGTACTTCCTCCGCGTTTGGCTCCTATCCAAGTAGTTATCATTCCTATTGCTACGAAACCTGAGCAAATGGAACTGGTAAACAAAGAGGTAACACCTATTATTGAGAAACTGCGCAAGAAGGGTATTACTGTTAAGTTTGACGATTCAGACAATAAGCGTCCTGGCTTCAAGTTTGCCGACTACGAATTAAAGGGTGTACCTGTACGTCTAGTATTGGGTGCCCGTGACTTGGAGAACGGAACTATCGAAGTGATGCGACGTGATACACTTGAGAAAGAGACCCGCTCTCTGGAAGGCATTGCTGAATACGTGGAGCAGTTGCTTGAGGATATTCAGAATAACATCTTCGAAAAAGCGCGCAAGTATCGTGACGATCGTATTTACGAATGCGACAATTACGAAGAGTTCAAAGAGCGTGTTAAAGATGGTGGTTTCTTCCTTTGCCACTGGGATGGTACTGCCGAAACTGAGGCAAAAATCAAAGAAGATACCCAGGCCACTATTCGTTGCGTACCTTTCGGTGTTGAACAAACACCTGGTGTTGACATGGTAAGTGGAAAACCAGCCAAGGCTCGTGTAATTATTGCAAGAAGCTATTAA